A segment of the Tissierellales bacterium genome:
CTCTCAGCTAATTTACTAAAAATTTCTGATAGGGACTCAACAGCTTCTAGAAATTGGTCTTGCTCCTGCTCTGTAAGTTTTTCTTCAAAGATTTGATTCATTATATCACGTCTCATGCTACTCTCATCCTTAAATATACGCTCACCTTTTTCCGTTAGATAATAGTACATATCTCTTCTGTCTCTTTCATCATGCTCTCTTGCAACATAGTGTTCATCAACCATTTTGTTTAGCATGATACAAAGACTAGAATTACTGATATTCAATTCCTTACTCAAATCTTTGAGCTTAACCTTTTTCATCTCGTGTAAAACCCTAATAGTTCTGTACTGCTTGTCGGTAAACTTAGCCTTTGATCTAACCTTGTTGTAATGCTTCCTTCCTGCTAGATCCAAGGTGATCATCAGTCCTATGAACTTCTTCGCTAGATCCGTTTTCAATAGTTTCACTCCTCTTACCAATAACACCCTTATTTTTCCATTTGCCGGTCTTATAATAAATATAAGTCAGCACAGCACCTATAGCCCATCCAGCTGGAAATGCTAGCCAAATACCATTGGTACCGATCACCCCTGACATTATTGTAGCAAAAGGAACGCGAATAATCCACAAACTAATGATAGAAATTACCATAGGTACAAAGGTATCACCAGCTCCTCTAAGTACACCTGAAGTAACAAACATAACTGACATTAGCACATAGAATACACTAGTAAGTCTCAAATAATCATAACCTATCTGAATAACCTCTGGATTCTCGTTGAATAAGCGAATCATACTTTCACCAAATATGAACGCCATTATAGAAATGAAAATAGAAAATCCTATACTCATGAGCATCGTAGCTCTAAAACCTTCTTTTATTCTATCGTCCTTTCCTGCGCCTAAGTTCTGTCCTACAAATGAAGATATCGCAGTTGAAAAATTCATTATAGGCATTCTACCTATACTATCAAGTCTCATCCCTGCTGTATACGCTGCCATAGTTGCTGTTCCAAATGGATTTATTATACCTTGTATAAACATCATCGCAACAGATACAAGTGTCTGTTGTACTCCAGTAGGTAAACCTATCATCAAACTTTTTTTGAGTATAGCCTTATCAAACTCCATCTGTGTAGGTTTAATATTGAATACATCACTAGTTTTGTTTAAGTAAATTGCTGCAACTATAAAACTCACACCTTGTGCAATCGCAGTTGCCCATGCTGCACCAGCAACTCCCAAATCGAATCCAATTACAAATACCAAATCCAAAACTATATTTAATATGGTCGAAATTATCAAGAAATACAGTGGCGTCATAGTATCTCCAAGACCTCTAAGTATCGCACTTACCGTGTTATATCCAAACATAGCTATAAGTCCTATAAAGGTTATCTTAAGATATTCGCTAGCAAGTGGCATAACTTCTGCTGGAGTATTTAACAATTCTAGTATGAAATCGCTAGACATATACCCCACAACAGATGCTACTATACTCCCTGCAAACAATGCTATCATAGTAGTATCTATGGTAGTTTTTACCTTAGCCATTTCTCCAGCTCCAAAAAACTGAGATATTATAATAGTCGCTCCCATAGTTATACCAATTATCATAGAAACCAGCAAAAATATTACTGAAAAACTTGCTCCTGTAGCTGCTAGTGCTTCTTCTCCTACATATCTACCTACTATTATACTATCGACCGTATTGTATAATTGCTGCAATATATTACCAAGTAACATCGGCAATGTAAATAAAAATATTTGCTTCGTCGCGTTTCCTTTTGTCATATCTTTCATCCGATCACTCCTTTTAACTCTTTTCAACTTTTAGTTTCCTTTGAAACCATTTTATATCATAACGATGCCTTTGTCAACTATTTCAATGTAAAATAATTATGAACTTTTATTATTTTCATGGTAAAATTAGATTAGGAGGTGATAGCTTTGAAGCTATTGTATAAAGATTTTGTCGAGGAAGTCATTTCAGTATTAGTAGCATCTTTTTTTGAAAATGAAGATTATCACACTCTATGTTTCGCTAAAGGTGAGGATGATCTAGTGACAAACATGGACCTAGAAATAGAAAAAGAATTCACTAATTTAGTCAAGAAACATTACCCTGAGCACCTAGTTATAGGAGAAGAATTTGCACAAAACAAGTTGACCGATGACTGGACTTGGATTATAGATCCAATAGACGGTACCGTAAATTTTGCATCTGGTAGCCCTCTTTATGGTCTTCAATTCTCTCTATACTATCAAAAAGAAGGTATCGTCTCAGCCATTTATCTTCCAGCAACTGGTGATTTCCTTTATGCTGAAAAAGATGCTGGTGCATATCACAATGGAAATAGAATAATACTAAAGGATAGCGATAATCTAAAAAAATCCATAGTTTCATTTGGAGACTTTAGTCATTCAAATCCATCCTCTAGAGAAAAACAACTTTATCTACTAGCAAATTTAGAAGACGAGGTTGGTAAACTCAGAATTTACGGCTCTAGTGCCATAGATTTTGGTTACGTAGCTTGCGGAAGAAGTCAAGCTCATGTCATGTTCTCTAAGAGAATTTGGGAAATGAGTGCTGGAATGCTCCTAATTCGTGAAGCTCAAGGTTTTACTAGCAAGGTAGGAGATGCCTTTATCGTTGCCTCAGATCCTGATTTATTGCAACTTATAGAATCTCTTTTAGAAAATTACGATTAAGCTCTATTTATCAAGTAATGCTTTAATATTATGTATTAATTTTTCTCATAGAAAAAAACTCTAAATCAAACAATTTTATATCGCTTGATTTAGAGTTTTTGTATGTGTAAAATAGTACCTGTGATGATAATCCTCACGCATCCTTTAATAATATTATTCCATTGCGAAAATAAGATTCAAAATTACACCGATTATGGATTTTATTTTCGCAACAAATAGCATACACCATTAGCTCAGCTGGCAGAGCGTCTGACTCTTAATCAGGATGTCCAGGGTTCGAACCCCTGATGGTGTACCATCAATTACCATCAATCTAAAAGAAAAAATCTTCACCAGAAGATTTTTTCTTTAACCCATTTAAAATCACAAGAATACTCTATATTGAGCATTCTTTTTTATTTTTGCACGTAAACAATCTTACAAATCCATTTCGTTTAATACTGCTCTAAGACTCTTTAATTCGTCTTTAGTAAGAGTAACTCCCTTGCCCATTTTCTCATGATCTGGTGCCCAATCTCTGATATCATACTTCGGTTCTCTATCATTCCATGAAATAAGATTTATCTCTTTAGTCCATCCCTTAGATGATGCTCCTAATTCTCCAACAGTCTCTTTTATTTCGTATTTTATTCCTGCCATTTTTCTGCCTCCAAATTATTCTAATTTAGTTCTTTCTAATCACATATTATTTTACCAGTCTTGTATATGTATATCAAATGCAAAAATACAATTCTTAGCTTTTACAACACTTTTTTACTTACTTCTACTTATTTCTCATATCATTTTTTAGTCAATGCAATTTGCCACTCTCTAAGCTCATAGCTGTAAAAACCCCTAGCAATTATAGGATCTTCACTAGCAAGTTTTTCTGCATCCTCTCTACTATTTGCTTCAAATATTATCATGCCTCCAGGGGCGTCAACAAATCCCCCACCGGTTATATTATAATCACTTGCTCTATCTTTTAAATAATCAAAATGAGCCTTAAAATCTTCATCTGTCATCTCTGAAGTATTCTGCTTTTCATCTATTCTCACATAGTATTTTTTTCCTATTTCCATATTCACCAGCTCCTTATTTATTATTTTATCATTTAAATATGACTACATACAGTCATATAGAAAGAATTTGAAAAAATCATCATTTTATGATAAAATAATGAAAGAATGTAATATTCACTTAATAAATGATATTTTCTAATATGGGACGGGAAATTTGTAAATTTTAATCCTTCATATTTTACGAACTAAAATGACTGACATATTTCACATACAGTCATTTTTTGATGCCCATCATAATCCCCGCCCTATCATGTATGATTTAAAAACAAATTATTTATGTTCAAAATTAATTTGCATTTTTTAATTAATGTATTTTTGATGCTATTTTTAGTGCGCTTTTTTTGAGATGAAATCGCTTTCTCTCTACAACTGCGCCTTTATATATAAAAATTATAAAATAATGAAAGAAGGTGTGTCTAATGACGGTAAAAAACATTACAATAATTGGAATAGGAAATGGAGCTTTGGCGGCCGCCGCCGACTTGTCTCTTAGGGGATTTAATGTCACCCTGTATGCAAATTCGAAATATGAAGAAAAGCTCAAACCAATTCGTGAAAACAAATCAATAACACTAACTGGTGTTGGAATAAATGGTGAAGCAAAGTTAAAATGTGTAACTAGTAACTTAGATGAAGCTCTAGAAAATGTAGATTTGATAATGCCTGTTATTCCCGCTTATGGTTTCGAGAATTTCGTAGAGGAGATACATTCACATTTGGTTCCTGGTCACAAAATTGTATTGGTTCCTGGAAGTACTGGTGGCGCTCTCATGGTAGCTAAAATGCTTCGTGAAAAAAATGCTCTAGAAGGGATAACTATCGCAGAAATGCACACTTTACCATATGCATGTAGAAAAACTAGCCCTACTAGTGCCAAAATACTATTAGAGTGTACGAAACTTTATTTTGCTGCATTTCCTGCATCTCAAAATGAAATAATGTACGAACTTACTAAGCCATGTTATCCTGCTATAGAGTTGGTAACTGATGTTCTAGAAACAGCTCTAAATAATGGAAACCCAGTATCTCATCCTGCTCCAGTTGTTTTAAACGCTGGCAAAATAGAATACTCAAAAGGAGAGCACTACCATTATAGAGAAGGAATAACTCCTTCTGTAGCAAGAGTCGTAGAGCAAATAGACCGTGAACGTCAAGAAATCTGCGAAAAATTTGGATACAAGGTAATAGATGCTAAAGATAGATTGTTTGCTATGGGATATGCTCCAAAAAGAGATACTCTATACGAATGCTATAGAGACAGCGAAGCCTTCAGTCCGCTAAAAGGACCTCATGATCTAACTAGTAGATATCTTACAGAAGATACTCCATGTTCTCTAGTCGCACTTGTCAATCTTGGAAAAAAAGTTTCTACAAATACTACAACTATGAGCTCTGTAGTATATTTAGCTTCCGCTTTGATGAATGAAGATTATATGAACAACGGAACTTCTCTAAATGACCTCGGTTTTGATGATATGAGCCTTGAAGAAATCAAAGCATTTTTAAAAGAAGGCTATGAAGAAATGCAGATAAAAACTATAGTTGCTTAGGTTTTTACAATAAATAACAAAAAGATGAGTAAGTTTGTACGTAAAACTCACTCATCTTTTTTTACTAAAAATATGAATCAAAAAATTCTGTAATATCCTCTTTCATAACATATATTTTGTATATTCCTACGATAAGCAATTTATACCCTGGATAATAATCTGCATCCTCTATAAGATTGCCATCGCTATC
Coding sequences within it:
- a CDS encoding MarR family winged helix-turn-helix transcriptional regulator, which translates into the protein MITLDLAGRKHYNKVRSKAKFTDKQYRTIRVLHEMKKVKLKDLSKELNISNSSLCIMLNKMVDEHYVAREHDERDRRDMYYYLTEKGERIFKDESSMRRDIMNQIFEEKLTEQEQDQFLEAVESLSEIFSKLAERS
- a CDS encoding MATE family efflux transporter, with the translated sequence MKDMTKGNATKQIFLFTLPMLLGNILQQLYNTVDSIIVGRYVGEEALAATGASFSVIFLLVSMIIGITMGATIIISQFFGAGEMAKVKTTIDTTMIALFAGSIVASVVGYMSSDFILELLNTPAEVMPLASEYLKITFIGLIAMFGYNTVSAILRGLGDTMTPLYFLIISTILNIVLDLVFVIGFDLGVAGAAWATAIAQGVSFIVAAIYLNKTSDVFNIKPTQMEFDKAILKKSLMIGLPTGVQQTLVSVAMMFIQGIINPFGTATMAAYTAGMRLDSIGRMPIMNFSTAISSFVGQNLGAGKDDRIKEGFRATMLMSIGFSIFISIMAFIFGESMIRLFNENPEVIQIGYDYLRLTSVFYVLMSVMFVTSGVLRGAGDTFVPMVISIISLWIIRVPFATIMSGVIGTNGIWLAFPAGWAIGAVLTYIYYKTGKWKNKGVIGKRSETIENGSSEEVHRTDDHLGSSRKEALQQG
- a CDS encoding inositol monophosphatase; amino-acid sequence: MKLLYKDFVEEVISVLVASFFENEDYHTLCFAKGEDDLVTNMDLEIEKEFTNLVKKHYPEHLVIGEEFAQNKLTDDWTWIIDPIDGTVNFASGSPLYGLQFSLYYQKEGIVSAIYLPATGDFLYAEKDAGAYHNGNRIILKDSDNLKKSIVSFGDFSHSNPSSREKQLYLLANLEDEVGKLRIYGSSAIDFGYVACGRSQAHVMFSKRIWEMSAGMLLIREAQGFTSKVGDAFIVASDPDLLQLIESLLENYD
- a CDS encoding PC4/YdbC family ssDNA-binding protein, translating into MAGIKYEIKETVGELGASSKGWTKEINLISWNDREPKYDIRDWAPDHEKMGKGVTLTKDELKSLRAVLNEMDL
- a CDS encoding YciI family protein, which gives rise to MEIGKKYYVRIDEKQNTSEMTDEDFKAHFDYLKDRASDYNITGGGFVDAPGGMIIFEANSREDAEKLASEDPIIARGFYSYELREWQIALTKK
- a CDS encoding NAD/NADP octopine/nopaline dehydrogenase family protein, with protein sequence MTVKNITIIGIGNGALAAAADLSLRGFNVTLYANSKYEEKLKPIRENKSITLTGVGINGEAKLKCVTSNLDEALENVDLIMPVIPAYGFENFVEEIHSHLVPGHKIVLVPGSTGGALMVAKMLREKNALEGITIAEMHTLPYACRKTSPTSAKILLECTKLYFAAFPASQNEIMYELTKPCYPAIELVTDVLETALNNGNPVSHPAPVVLNAGKIEYSKGEHYHYREGITPSVARVVEQIDRERQEICEKFGYKVIDAKDRLFAMGYAPKRDTLYECYRDSEAFSPLKGPHDLTSRYLTEDTPCSLVALVNLGKKVSTNTTTMSSVVYLASALMNEDYMNNGTSLNDLGFDDMSLEEIKAFLKEGYEEMQIKTIVA